From Cygnus olor isolate bCygOlo1 chromosome 7, bCygOlo1.pri.v2, whole genome shotgun sequence, a single genomic window includes:
- the C7H10orf53 gene encoding LOW QUALITY PROTEIN: UPF0728 protein C10orf53 homolog (The sequence of the model RefSeq protein was modified relative to this genomic sequence to represent the inferred CDS: inserted 2 bases in 1 codon) — translation PEADAGHPPSAHAANKSPQKTACRLLVPHTTTQPLTGEGAGTAPRPTVPQRSPNGRGALPVRRASRLQGLRAVLQADGHQLILEEVPDWNTVELIVNGEXLFRCNINDLDFGGDGKLDPLCEEARKAVLNAY, via the exons cCTGAAGCAGACGCTGGACACCCTCCCTCAGCTCATGCCGCCAATAAAAGCCCCCAGAAGACAGCTTGTCGCCTCTTGGTGCCACACACCACCACCCAACCCCTCACGGGGGAAGGAGCGGGGACGGCGCCGCGGCCAACGGTTCCCCAACGGTCCCCCAACGGCCGCGGCGCGCTCCCCGTCAGGC GCGCCTCCCGCCTGCAAGGCCTGCGAG CTGTCCTGCAGGCAGATGGGCACCAGCTGATTCTAGAGGAGGTACCAGACTGGAATACTGTAGAACTCATAGTAAATGGGGA ACTATTTCGCTGCAACATCAATGACCTGGATTTTG gaGGTGATGGCAAGTTGGATCCACTCTGTGAAGAAGCCAGAAAAGCAGTGTTAAATGCTTACTAA